A single genomic interval of Acidovorax sp. 1608163 harbors:
- a CDS encoding LPS-assembly protein LptD, translated as MQTPSLRTRPATAAALRLRPPAPTALAYCVALAWCGLPLTAQAQDAAPSAWDAPITLRKSPALQETIPEAVRSQLPVFVTGDRISGQTDLNATIEGNAELRRGDTVIRADRLDYTVPEDLAKARGNVRINRAGNTYEGSALDLKVDAFEGFFTEARYRFLATQAHGEATRVDFIDRDRALVHSATYTTCQRDDEASWRPAWVLRADTIRIDNEEEVGTAEGAVLEFQGVPILPIPYITFPLSDKRKSGLLPPTIGLDSRDGLEYAQPYYWNIAPNRDATLRAALMSKRGANLGGEFRYLEPTYQGAISGDVMPSDSLRDRSRWGITAKHQSSIESSMGGLGLNLNLNRVSDDNYWRDFGRASEPLRQRLLPNDASLSWGSGDISAQVRTLKWQTLQDATSPIVPPYDRMPQLNWRYTPSTLPVGLDASVELDTTRFEAARALTGQPNADRSYAIAQISRPFLAPGGFITPKLQLHATQYQFDSALSNGSRSASRTLPTFSLDSGLVFERDTSFFGRSFLQTLEPRAFYTYTPFSDQSRLPVYDTAANDFNFATVYTENAYGGNDRIADNNLLTLGMTTRLLDPDTGAENVRFGVAQRLRFTDQNVTLPGVAPVSERLSDVLVGAGINWTQQWAFDSTTQYNPKTQRSIRSTISARYSPGNYRTVSAAYRFQRGTSEQVDIGWQWPLNDLWGDKGQDLGAGRGQGGGRWYSVARLNYSMQDRKLVDTVVGLEYDSCCWIGRVVLERLQNSTSTSNTRLLFQIEFVGFSRLSLGSSPLETFKQHVPRYQYLRDQVGTPSRFSNYD; from the coding sequence GTGCAGACCCCCTCCCTCCGGACCCGGCCCGCTACGGCAGCTGCATTGCGGCTGCGCCCCCCCGCGCCCACCGCACTGGCCTACTGCGTGGCGCTGGCCTGGTGCGGCCTGCCCCTGACCGCCCAGGCCCAGGACGCCGCGCCCAGCGCCTGGGATGCCCCCATCACGCTGCGCAAATCCCCCGCGCTGCAAGAGACGATTCCCGAAGCCGTGCGCTCGCAGTTGCCGGTGTTCGTCACGGGCGACCGCATCAGCGGCCAGACCGACTTGAACGCCACCATTGAGGGCAACGCCGAGCTGCGCCGGGGTGACACGGTGATCCGTGCCGACCGACTCGACTACACGGTGCCCGAGGACCTGGCCAAGGCGCGCGGCAATGTGCGCATCAACCGCGCAGGCAACACCTACGAGGGCTCGGCGCTGGACCTGAAGGTGGACGCGTTTGAGGGGTTCTTCACCGAAGCGCGCTACCGCTTCCTGGCCACCCAGGCCCATGGCGAGGCCACGCGCGTGGACTTCATTGACCGCGATCGTGCCCTGGTGCACAGCGCGACCTACACCACCTGCCAGCGCGATGACGAGGCCAGCTGGCGCCCGGCCTGGGTGCTGCGGGCCGACACGATCCGCATCGACAACGAGGAAGAAGTGGGCACGGCCGAAGGCGCGGTGCTCGAATTCCAGGGCGTGCCCATCCTGCCCATTCCGTACATCACCTTCCCGCTGTCGGACAAGCGCAAATCCGGCCTGCTGCCCCCCACCATCGGGCTGGACAGCCGCGACGGCCTGGAATACGCCCAGCCGTACTACTGGAACATTGCCCCCAACCGCGACGCCACCTTGCGCGCAGCGCTGATGAGCAAGCGCGGCGCCAACCTGGGGGGCGAGTTCCGCTACCTGGAGCCCACCTACCAGGGCGCCATCAGCGGCGATGTGATGCCATCGGACAGCCTGCGTGATCGCTCCCGCTGGGGCATCACGGCCAAGCACCAGAGCTCCATTGAATCGAGCATGGGCGGCCTGGGCCTGAACCTGAACCTCAACCGCGTGAGCGACGACAACTATTGGCGCGACTTTGGCCGCGCCTCAGAGCCGCTGCGCCAGCGCCTGCTGCCCAACGACGCCTCGCTGTCCTGGGGCTCGGGCGATATCTCGGCGCAGGTGCGCACGCTCAAGTGGCAAACGCTGCAAGACGCCACCTCGCCCATCGTGCCGCCGTACGACCGCATGCCGCAGCTGAACTGGCGCTACACGCCATCGACCCTGCCTGTGGGGCTGGACGCCAGTGTGGAGCTGGACACCACGCGCTTTGAGGCCGCACGCGCGCTCACGGGCCAGCCCAATGCCGACCGCTCGTACGCCATCGCGCAGATCAGCCGCCCCTTCCTGGCACCGGGCGGCTTCATCACGCCCAAGCTGCAGTTGCACGCCACGCAGTACCAGTTTGACAGTGCGCTGTCCAACGGCTCACGCTCGGCCAGCCGCACGCTGCCCACCTTCAGCCTGGACAGCGGGCTGGTGTTTGAGCGCGATACCAGCTTCTTTGGCCGCTCGTTCCTGCAAACGCTGGAGCCCCGCGCGTTCTACACCTACACGCCGTTCAGCGACCAAAGCCGCCTGCCCGTGTACGACACGGCCGCCAACGACTTCAACTTCGCCACCGTCTACACCGAAAACGCCTACGGCGGCAACGACCGCATTGCCGACAACAACCTGCTGACGCTGGGCATGACCACCCGCCTGCTGGACCCGGACACCGGCGCCGAGAACGTGCGCTTTGGCGTGGCCCAGCGCCTGCGCTTTACCGACCAGAACGTGACGCTGCCAGGCGTGGCCCCGGTGAGCGAGCGGCTGTCGGACGTGCTGGTGGGCGCGGGCATCAACTGGACGCAGCAGTGGGCGTTTGACTCCACCACCCAGTACAACCCCAAGACGCAGCGCTCCATCCGCTCCACCATCAGCGCCCGCTACAGCCCCGGCAACTACCGCACCGTGAGCGCGGCCTACCGTTTCCAGCGCGGCACGAGCGAGCAGGTCGACATTGGCTGGCAGTGGCCGCTGAACGACCTGTGGGGCGACAAGGGCCAGGACCTGGGTGCCGGGCGTGGGCAAGGTGGTGGCCGCTGGTACAGCGTGGCGCGCCTGAACTACAGCATGCAAGACCGCAAGCTGGTGGACACCGTGGTGGGCCTGGAATACGACAGCTGCTGCTGGATTGGCCGCGTGGTGCTGGAGCGCCTGCAAAACAGCACCTCCACCTCCAACACCCGGCTGCTCTTTCAAATCGAATTCGTGGGCTTCTCCCGCCTGAGCCTGGGCTCCAGCCCCCTCGAAACCTTCAAGCAACACGTGCCGCGCTACCAGTACCTGCGAGACCAGGTCGGTACGCCCAGCCGTTTCAGCAACTACGACTAA
- a CDS encoding aminoglycoside phosphotransferase family protein — protein sequence MSHPSSPSSPVSSTHTTGAAAPGAVVWPDAARQKAFEAWLAPLVASHQLVPASLRPASADASFRRYLRIDTAQGASCIVMDAPPDKENCRPFVQVQALMAGAGLNVPQILAWDEVGGFMLLTDLGKQTLIELLQPENPQAALPWYQQAADVLLDWQKASRPGVLPVYDEPLLRRELSLFPDWYLARHRGVALTDKQQATLDNAFNLIVAHNLAVPSVFVHRDFMTRNLMVPLQEGGPLAVLDFQDAVYGPITYDIASLLRDAFISWEEEFVIDVTVRYWEKARKAGLLGANSASGWGADFGEFYRAVEWMGLQRHLKVAGIFARLTLRDDKPKYLADAPRFLHYIRSTANRYRQLGPLLQLVDEIEGTTPVTGFAYGRM from the coding sequence ATGAGCCACCCCTCTTCCCCCTCATCCCCTGTTTCTTCCACCCACACCACGGGGGCCGCGGCCCCCGGCGCGGTGGTTTGGCCCGATGCGGCCCGCCAAAAAGCCTTTGAGGCCTGGCTCGCCCCCCTGGTGGCCAGCCACCAGCTGGTGCCCGCCAGCCTGCGCCCGGCCTCGGCCGACGCGAGCTTTCGCCGCTACCTGCGCATCGACACCGCTCAAGGCGCCAGCTGCATCGTCATGGACGCCCCGCCCGACAAGGAAAACTGCCGCCCCTTCGTGCAGGTGCAGGCCCTGATGGCTGGCGCGGGCCTGAACGTGCCGCAAATTCTGGCGTGGGACGAGGTGGGTGGCTTCATGCTGCTGACCGACCTGGGCAAGCAGACCCTGATCGAGCTGCTGCAGCCCGAAAACCCCCAGGCGGCGCTGCCTTGGTACCAGCAGGCCGCCGATGTGCTGCTGGACTGGCAAAAAGCCTCGCGCCCCGGCGTGCTGCCTGTGTACGACGAACCCCTGCTGCGCCGCGAGCTGTCGCTGTTCCCGGACTGGTACCTGGCCCGCCACCGGGGCGTGGCGCTGACCGACAAGCAGCAGGCCACGCTGGACAACGCCTTCAACCTCATCGTGGCGCACAACCTGGCCGTGCCCAGCGTGTTTGTGCACCGCGATTTCATGACCCGCAATCTGATGGTGCCGCTGCAAGAAGGCGGCCCGCTGGCGGTGCTGGACTTCCAGGACGCCGTTTACGGCCCCATCACCTATGACATCGCCAGCCTGCTGCGCGACGCGTTCATCAGCTGGGAAGAGGAATTCGTCATCGACGTTACCGTGCGTTACTGGGAGAAAGCCCGCAAGGCCGGGCTGCTGGGGGCCAACAGCGCCAGCGGTTGGGGTGCGGACTTTGGCGAGTTCTACCGCGCGGTGGAGTGGATGGGCCTGCAGCGCCACCTCAAGGTGGCTGGCATCTTTGCCCGCCTCACCTTGCGCGACGACAAGCCCAAGTACCTGGCCGACGCCCCGCGCTTCCTGCACTACATCCGCTCCACCGCCAACCGCTACCGGCAGCTCGGCCCGCTGCTGCAGCTGGTGGATGAGATCGAGGGCACCACACCCGTCACCGGCTTCGCTTACGGGCGCATGTAA
- a CDS encoding 16S rRNA (uracil(1498)-N(3))-methyltransferase: MPRFHCPADLAPGAEIDLPPGAARHVQVLRLQPGDGITLFHGGADGPGGEFEATVLRMGRSDVRVQVGTHHAVEREAPRAIHLLAGITANERMDWLVEKATELGVASITPLVAERSVLKLKGERADKKLAHWQAVAVAACEQCGRNRVPVVHDALDLAAWVRAHAGPAAAEPAGGQPSALRLLLSLREGTRPLLQAAAGAGPVWFLSGPEGGLSAAEEALAVQHGFAPTTLGPRVLRAETAPLAALAALTLV, encoded by the coding sequence ATGCCCCGCTTCCACTGCCCCGCTGACCTGGCCCCTGGTGCCGAAATCGACCTGCCCCCCGGCGCTGCACGCCATGTGCAGGTGCTGCGCCTGCAGCCGGGCGATGGCATCACCCTGTTCCACGGCGGCGCCGACGGCCCTGGTGGCGAATTTGAGGCCACCGTGCTGCGCATGGGCCGCAGCGACGTGCGCGTGCAGGTGGGCACCCACCATGCGGTGGAGCGCGAGGCGCCCCGCGCCATCCACCTGCTGGCGGGCATCACCGCCAACGAGCGCATGGACTGGCTGGTCGAAAAAGCCACCGAGCTGGGCGTGGCCAGCATCACCCCGCTGGTGGCCGAGCGCAGCGTGCTCAAGCTCAAGGGCGAGCGCGCCGACAAAAAGCTTGCCCACTGGCAGGCCGTGGCCGTGGCCGCGTGCGAGCAATGCGGGCGCAACCGCGTGCCCGTGGTGCACGACGCGCTGGATTTGGCCGCCTGGGTGCGCGCCCACGCTGGGCCTGCTGCGGCTGAGCCCGCTGGTGGCCAGCCCAGCGCCCTGCGCCTGCTGCTGTCGCTGCGTGAAGGCACCCGCCCCCTGCTGCAGGCGGCCGCAGGGGCGGGGCCGGTGTGGTTTCTCTCGGGCCCCGAAGGTGGCCTGAGCGCGGCCGAAGAAGCCCTGGCCGTGCAACACGGCTTTGCCCCCACCACCCTGGGCCCGCGCGTGCTGCGGGCCGAAACCGCCCCCCTGGCGGCCCTGGCCGCACTCACACTGGTCTGA
- a CDS encoding GGDEF domain-containing protein codes for MHHNSGGDHLHLSAYCRRWTDWVLTTDKRQRIRLAMAGLAALLMVCCLLVMNAVAVAGLANAAHVRVWTVCSVIGLILVYVAIRSGWSRRFKDPSLTLAQILYSIACCAVAFVIAGPARGVTLPILAIILMFGIFGLTTRQMLGILLYGLVVFGVASGVVALRDEPGYPPVVAGAYVGMVVVVLLSSTFLTTRVQSTREHLRRQKSELARALEQIRELATHDDLTGLLNRRAMFERMQLEQRRSLRTGHPLLVAQLDIDHFKVVNDTHGHGKGDLVLRAFADTVRHSVRDTDVLARWGGEEFVLMLCDTPAEEALALLERVRLAVQAMRVPLPQGGDPIAITVSIGLARHPPADTLAHTLERADQALYAAKAQGRNRVVLEPGLA; via the coding sequence ATGCACCACAACAGCGGGGGAGACCACTTGCATCTGAGCGCGTACTGCCGGCGTTGGACCGACTGGGTGCTGACCACCGACAAGCGCCAGCGCATTCGCCTGGCCATGGCGGGGCTGGCGGCGCTGCTCATGGTGTGCTGCCTGTTGGTGATGAACGCCGTGGCCGTAGCGGGCCTGGCCAACGCCGCGCATGTGCGGGTGTGGACGGTGTGCTCGGTGATCGGCCTCATCCTGGTGTACGTCGCCATTCGCAGCGGCTGGTCGCGCCGCTTCAAAGACCCCTCCCTCACGCTGGCGCAAATCCTGTACTCCATCGCCTGCTGCGCCGTGGCCTTTGTCATCGCCGGGCCTGCGCGGGGCGTCACCTTGCCCATCCTGGCCATCATCCTCATGTTTGGCATCTTCGGGCTCACCACGCGGCAGATGCTGGGCATCTTGCTGTACGGCCTGGTGGTCTTTGGCGTGGCCTCGGGCGTGGTTGCGTTGCGCGACGAGCCCGGCTACCCGCCCGTGGTGGCCGGGGCCTACGTGGGCATGGTGGTGGTGGTGTTGCTCAGCAGCACCTTTCTCACCACCCGCGTGCAAAGCACCCGCGAGCACCTGCGCCGCCAAAAATCCGAACTCGCCCGTGCGCTGGAGCAAATCCGCGAGCTGGCCACCCACGACGACCTGACGGGCCTGCTCAACCGCCGAGCCATGTTCGAGCGCATGCAGCTAGAGCAGCGGCGCAGCCTGCGCACCGGCCACCCCCTGCTGGTGGCGCAACTGGACATCGACCACTTCAAGGTGGTCAACGACACCCACGGCCATGGCAAAGGCGACCTGGTGCTGCGGGCCTTTGCCGACACCGTGCGCCACAGCGTGCGCGACACCGACGTGCTGGCCCGTTGGGGCGGAGAAGAATTTGTGCTGATGCTGTGCGACACCCCGGCCGAGGAGGCGCTTGCCCTGCTGGAGCGCGTGCGCCTGGCCGTGCAGGCCATGCGGGTGCCACTGCCCCAGGGGGGCGATCCCATCGCCATCACCGTCTCCATCGGGCTGGCCCGCCACCCACCGGCCGATACCCTGGCGCACACGCTGGAGCGTGCCGACCAGGCCCTGTACGCCGCCAAAGCCCAGGGCCGCAACCGGGTGGTGCTGGAGCCCGGGCTGGCGTGA
- a CDS encoding alpha/beta hydrolase translates to MPPPRRAWSTPPGPALVLVLVLVLVLVLVLVLVLVLVLVLVLVLVLVLVLVLVRSSPSSSRPLEPISMPSFPRSLAVALGVGALVYVALCAALWGFQRSLIYFPQPRSAGPQVPSFGLAVPGAQLVVTHRPRPGAPALVYFGGNAEDVSASLPELETAFAGHALYLLHYRGYGGSTGQPTQDALFADAAALFDHVHVQHPNVTVVGRSLGTGVAVHLASQRPVQRLVLVTPYDSILGIASAQFPFFPVRWLLRDPFDSGRYAPAVTAPTLVLMAQHDEVIPEASTRLLHTRFAPGVATLQVADGVGHNSISQHPAYAQWLAGLR, encoded by the coding sequence GTGCCACCACCGCGCAGGGCGTGGTCCACGCCGCCGGGTCCGGCGTTGGTGCTGGTGCTGGTGCTGGTGCTGGTGCTGGTGCTGGTGCTGGTGCTGGTGCTGGTGCTGGTGCTGGTGCTGGTGCTGGTGCTGGTGCTGGTGCTGGTGCTGGTGCTGGTGCGATCCTCTCCGTCTTCTTCACGTCCCCTTGAGCCGATCTCCATGCCTTCTTTCCCCCGTTCTCTTGCTGTGGCCCTGGGTGTGGGGGCGCTGGTGTATGTGGCCCTGTGCGCGGCCCTGTGGGGCTTTCAGCGCTCGCTCATCTACTTCCCTCAGCCGCGCAGCGCGGGTCCACAGGTGCCCAGCTTTGGCCTGGCCGTGCCGGGGGCTCAACTGGTGGTGACCCACCGCCCACGCCCTGGCGCACCCGCGCTGGTGTACTTTGGCGGCAATGCCGAAGATGTGTCCGCCAGCCTGCCAGAGCTGGAGACCGCCTTTGCGGGGCATGCGCTGTATCTGCTGCACTACCGGGGCTATGGCGGCAGCACCGGCCAGCCCACACAAGATGCCCTGTTCGCTGACGCGGCTGCGCTGTTCGACCACGTACACGTCCAGCACCCTAACGTCACCGTGGTGGGCCGCAGCCTGGGCACGGGCGTGGCCGTGCACTTGGCCAGCCAGCGCCCGGTGCAGCGCCTGGTGCTGGTCACCCCTTACGACAGCATTCTTGGCATTGCCAGCGCGCAATTCCCGTTTTTTCCTGTGCGCTGGCTGCTGCGCGATCCGTTTGATTCGGGCCGCTACGCCCCTGCCGTGACGGCGCCCACCCTGGTGCTGATGGCGCAGCACGACGAAGTCATCCCTGAAGCCAGCACCCGGCTGCTGCACACGCGCTTTGCGCCCGGCGTGGCCACGCTGCAGGTGGCCGATGGTGTGGGCCACAATTCCATCTCGCAGCACCCCGCCTACGCGCAGTGGCTGGCAGGCCTGCGTTGA
- a CDS encoding DUF6882 domain-containing protein yields MTESTSTPTPIVAATEPHCDTHGPSAGAYLCDHLLLQPVQTWHCNPPTAEEPCPDAWCDACERLFQQEGEWNEKNEGQVNIRLVCQHCYQDARAASVQAMDDEVKALWVDTVTVCHQALATRQGRLTEAYGLSTHERFDYDQASATLTFSSGGVPAVVADVEFIGSISNTSGTWRWSWANFSLHPQVVGRISAVRQYGLDNGFAPLVVPQWKADVVDAWELAGVAAYVLEAQGVYRAPTDNGYLFMALMGIRKVV; encoded by the coding sequence ATGACCGAATCCACCTCCACTCCGACCCCTATCGTTGCTGCCACCGAACCCCATTGCGACACCCACGGCCCGTCGGCAGGTGCCTACCTGTGTGACCACCTGCTGCTGCAGCCCGTGCAGACCTGGCACTGCAACCCACCCACGGCCGAAGAGCCCTGCCCCGATGCCTGGTGCGACGCGTGCGAGCGGCTGTTTCAGCAAGAGGGCGAGTGGAACGAGAAGAACGAGGGGCAGGTCAACATCCGCCTGGTGTGCCAGCACTGCTACCAGGATGCCCGCGCCGCCAGCGTGCAGGCCATGGACGACGAGGTCAAAGCCCTGTGGGTGGACACCGTCACCGTGTGCCACCAGGCGCTGGCAACGCGCCAGGGGCGGTTGACCGAGGCGTACGGCCTGTCCACCCACGAACGCTTTGACTACGACCAGGCCAGCGCCACGCTCACCTTCTCAAGCGGCGGCGTGCCCGCCGTGGTGGCCGATGTGGAGTTCATCGGCTCTATCTCCAACACCAGCGGCACCTGGCGCTGGTCGTGGGCCAACTTCAGCCTGCACCCCCAGGTGGTGGGCCGCATCAGCGCTGTGCGCCAGTACGGGCTGGACAACGGCTTTGCCCCGCTGGTGGTGCCGCAGTGGAAGGCCGACGTGGTCGATGCCTGGGAACTGGCCGGTGTGGCCGCCTACGTGCTCGAAGCCCAGGGCGTGTACCGCGCACCCACCGACAACGGCTACCTGTTCATGGCCCTCATGGGCATTCGCAAGGTCGTCTGA
- a CDS encoding sensor histidine kinase, with amino-acid sequence MLPQFVILPLAVLLVWLALARGIQPLNQLEQRIRARSPDDLSPLDDHAVPLEVAPLVSSVNDLLTRLNESLATQKRFLADAAHQLKTPLAGLRMQADLAQREGTSTEELKRSLQQIGRSSIRATHTVNQLLALARAEGSGVGIARQPCDLAELAIEVVRDSVPRALDKHIDLGYDGADPGSPGVWLDGNPTLLKELVRNLVDNAINYTPSTPDKPGVVTARVLADTFGHVLMLQVEDSGPGVPEAERELVFQPFYRALGSEADGSGLGLPIVMEIAAKHGAEVLLEDAHPGQQPPGARFSVRFPARTEDAG; translated from the coding sequence ATGCTGCCTCAGTTCGTCATCTTGCCGCTGGCGGTGCTGCTGGTGTGGCTGGCGCTGGCGCGGGGCATTCAGCCGCTGAACCAGCTGGAGCAGCGCATCCGCGCGCGCAGCCCCGATGACCTCTCGCCACTGGACGACCACGCCGTGCCGCTGGAGGTGGCGCCGCTGGTGTCGTCCGTCAACGACTTGCTCACGCGGCTGAACGAATCGCTGGCCACGCAAAAGCGCTTCCTGGCCGACGCTGCCCACCAGCTCAAGACGCCGCTGGCGGGCCTGCGCATGCAGGCCGACCTGGCGCAGCGCGAAGGCACGAGCACCGAGGAACTCAAACGCTCGCTGCAGCAGATTGGCCGCTCCAGCATCCGCGCCACACACACCGTGAACCAGCTGCTGGCACTGGCGCGGGCCGAGGGCAGCGGCGTGGGCATTGCGCGCCAGCCGTGTGACTTGGCCGAGCTGGCCATTGAGGTGGTGCGCGACTCAGTGCCCCGCGCGCTGGACAAGCACATCGACCTGGGCTACGACGGGGCCGACCCCGGATCGCCCGGCGTGTGGCTGGACGGCAACCCCACGCTGCTCAAGGAGCTGGTGCGCAACCTGGTGGACAACGCGATCAACTACACGCCCTCCACGCCCGACAAGCCCGGCGTGGTCACGGCCCGCGTGCTGGCCGACACCTTTGGCCATGTGCTGATGCTGCAGGTGGAAGACTCGGGCCCCGGCGTGCCCGAGGCCGAGCGCGAGCTGGTCTTCCAGCCCTTTTACCGGGCGCTGGGCAGCGAGGCCGATGGCTCGGGCCTGGGCCTGCCCATCGTGATGGAGATTGCAGCCAAGCACGGCGCCGAAGTGCTGCTGGAAGACGCCCACCCCGGCCAGCAACCGCCGGGGGCGCGGTTCAGCGTGCGGTTTCCGGCGCGCACGGAAGACGCGGGCTGA
- a CDS encoding response regulator transcription factor → MRILIAEDDQVLADGLLRTLRASGAVVDHVASGSEADAALMTNNEFDLLILDLGLPKLHGLEVLKKLRGRGSALPVLILTAADSVEERVKGLDYGADDYMAKPFSLQELEARVRALTRRGMGGASSAIKHGPLVYDQAGRVATIDGKMVELSARELGLLEVLLQRAGRLVSKEQLVERLCEWGEEVSNNAIEVYIHRLRKKIEKGPIRIATVRGLGYCLEKIPG, encoded by the coding sequence ATGCGCATCCTTATCGCCGAAGACGACCAAGTGCTGGCCGATGGCCTGCTGCGCACGCTGCGGGCCTCGGGGGCGGTGGTGGACCATGTGGCCAGTGGCAGCGAGGCGGATGCGGCGCTGATGACCAACAACGAGTTTGACCTGCTGATCCTGGACCTGGGCCTGCCCAAGTTGCATGGGCTGGAGGTGCTCAAGAAGCTGCGCGGCCGGGGCTCGGCGCTGCCGGTGCTGATCCTCACGGCGGCCGACAGTGTGGAAGAGCGGGTGAAGGGGCTGGACTACGGCGCGGACGACTACATGGCCAAGCCCTTCAGCCTGCAAGAGCTGGAGGCGCGGGTGCGCGCCCTCACACGCCGGGGCATGGGCGGGGCCAGCAGCGCCATCAAGCACGGGCCGCTGGTGTACGACCAGGCCGGGCGGGTGGCGACGATTGACGGCAAGATGGTGGAGCTGTCGGCCCGCGAGCTGGGCCTGCTGGAGGTGCTGCTGCAGCGCGCCGGCCGCCTGGTGAGCAAGGAGCAGCTGGTGGAGCGCCTGTGCGAGTGGGGCGAAGAGGTGAGCAACAACGCCATCGAGGTCTACATCCACCGCCTGCGCAAGAAGATTGAGAAGGGGCCGATTCGCATTGCTACCGTGCGCGGCCTGGGCTATTGCCTGGAAAAGATTCCGGGCTAG
- a CDS encoding esterase-like activity of phytase family protein yields MGSVLHSFWGRLAAASAFTALSVALVACGGSDDGNHAGESRVASLKLIGTASIPTGTLFEGVEFGGISGLDQATDGSFWAISDDRGGERGTPRFYNLSIDYADTGSVTVKINRQTYMQREDGSSFPATARTVDPEAIRLAPNGNLYWSSEGNWGTTAATLFQPFVREMTTAGKFVREFKTPAIYNYVDNTTTGGRSNKLFEALTVAPDGTVFVANEDALIQDGPITTLQAGSVVRVTALDPATGSAKAQYAYQLPKIPVDAPAGAPFGPDNGLSDFLAIGNKKFIAVERAFASGIGNTIRLVLTEITDGTTNVTSMVSLTGAATYTPMSRKLLLEMPINYQGVKLDNIEAITWGKTLPNGHRTIVLAADNNFTVNTQANQFIVFEVIPD; encoded by the coding sequence ATGGGCTCCGTACTCCACTCCTTCTGGGGTCGCTTGGCTGCGGCTTCTGCCTTCACCGCCCTGTCGGTCGCCTTGGTCGCGTGCGGCGGTAGCGACGATGGCAATCACGCGGGCGAATCCCGCGTCGCCTCGCTCAAATTGATCGGCACAGCCTCCATTCCTACGGGCACGCTGTTTGAGGGGGTGGAATTTGGTGGTATCTCGGGGCTGGACCAGGCCACGGATGGCAGTTTCTGGGCCATTTCGGACGACCGGGGCGGCGAGCGGGGCACGCCGCGCTTTTACAACCTGAGCATTGACTATGCCGACACCGGCTCTGTCACCGTCAAGATCAACCGCCAGACGTACATGCAGCGCGAGGATGGATCTTCTTTCCCCGCCACTGCACGCACGGTGGACCCAGAGGCGATTCGCCTGGCACCCAATGGCAACCTGTACTGGTCGTCTGAGGGCAATTGGGGCACGACGGCTGCTACTTTGTTCCAGCCTTTTGTGCGAGAGATGACCACTGCGGGCAAGTTTGTGCGCGAGTTCAAGACACCGGCGATCTACAACTACGTGGACAACACCACCACGGGCGGGCGCAGCAATAAGCTGTTTGAAGCGTTGACCGTGGCACCCGATGGCACCGTGTTCGTGGCCAATGAGGACGCGCTGATTCAGGACGGCCCCATCACCACCCTGCAGGCGGGCAGCGTGGTGCGTGTGACGGCCCTTGACCCGGCCACGGGCTCAGCCAAGGCGCAGTATGCGTACCAGTTGCCGAAGATTCCGGTGGATGCTCCGGCGGGCGCGCCTTTCGGCCCGGACAATGGCCTCTCGGACTTCCTCGCCATTGGCAACAAGAAGTTCATCGCGGTGGAGCGCGCTTTTGCCTCAGGTATTGGCAACACCATCCGTCTGGTGCTCACCGAAATCACCGATGGCACGACCAACGTGACCAGCATGGTGAGCCTCACGGGCGCAGCAACTTACACACCCATGAGTCGGAAGCTGCTGCTGGAGATGCCCATCAACTACCAGGGTGTGAAGCTCGACAACATTGAAGCCATCACCTGGGGGAAAACCTTGCCGAACGGGCACCGGACCATCGTGCTGGCGGCAGACAACAACTTTACGGTCAATACCCAGGCTAATCAGTTCATCGTCTTTGAGGTCATTCCGGACTGA